The DNA sequence GCTTTAAAATTTGTAGGTGAAGTTATTGGCGTTCGCGCCGCAACCGAAGAAGAATTAGCGCATGGTCATACTCACCCGGCGGCCAGCGAAGAAAAAGAAGCCGTTGAAGCAGCTAACGCATAACGCGCAAGGTGATAGTTATTGCGCAGACCCTCATGAAACAAGTTATGAATGCTGCAATGGAGATCACTAAGATCTGATTGATTGAATGACAGTTTAATTTTGCTAACACGCTGGCGTTCAATCAATTTTCATCCTTTAAAGATAACAACCTCTTTTTACCTTCTGTTAATCAAAAACTGACTCCCCCTTTTCATAAATTAATCAAAGATCCATAAAGTTAAAAATTAATTTTTAATTAATGAGAAACTAATAATATTATCAATAAATTCCTCAGGTTCGCTAATAAATGGCGCATGCGATGAGTGCATAAATACTTTTTTCAGGGAGTCTGGCAGTAATTGCTGCATAGCAACACTTGTTTCAATAGGGACTAAACTGTCAAACTGACCAAAAATGGATAAACAAGGGAGACTAATCTGAGCAAATTCCCTTCGTAAATCACTCTCACTGAGAAGATTTAAGCCTTCACTTAAAGCCATCAAAGAGGCTTGCTTTGTATCCTTCAAAAGTTTTTTTAATATGAGCGTGTCTTTACGTGTACTTTCACAGCCCATTGCTTGAATGCTGATAAAGCGAGCCAATGTTTTATCTGAGTTTTTAAGCAGCCCCAATTTGAAGTTTTCAAACACAATAGTTTCAACACCCGGCCAGAGTAGGTCGCCAACAAATTTGGGCGAAGTACAAACTTGAATTAATTTAGCAATTTTATTGGGGTATAAGTAACTGGCATGACTTGCAATTAAACCACCCAGAGACCAACCACACCAGATTGACTGCTCAGGCACACTTTCCATAATACGCTCGACTATTGTATCAAGAGAATATTCAGCTAATCCTTCACTGCGGCCAAATCCAGGGAGATCAATTAAATGCACTCGAAAATGAGCAGATAATCCATAAAGAACCGGATCCCAAACGGCAGAGTTCACCCCCCAGCCATGTAATAACAACAAATTGGGCCCTTCACCCAGCACACGGCAATATACTCTTTGTTCTATAATCACATTCTCTCTCTCTTTTAATTGGATAAACGCTGGTGCAAACAGTTACTGCCTTTATTAAACAAAAATGCAAAAAATTAATCGCACAATGCTTACCTGCCCGGTGTTTAATGTGCGAATTGTCAAGCCATGACAAGCTGATCTGTCAATATTGCCAAACAGCATTACTCGAAGCGAGAACCTGCTGTTTACGCTGCGGCTTAGCGTTGAATATCTCTTTACCCTTTTGCGGAGATTGTTTGAAAAAAGCACACTTATTTGAACAATTACATGCCCTTGGAAGTTATCAACCGCCCTATTCACAGATGGTTAAAAAATTAAAATATACAAAACAGTTGCTTTACGGAGAGCTATTGGGCGAATTACTCACGGAATCGATTCTGCTTAATTTATCCGCGCAGCAGATAAGTACAGTTGATTACTTATTACCCGTGCCATTACACACAAAAAAACAGCGTTCCCGTGGTTTTAATCAAGCAACTATCATAGCGCAGGTGATCGCAAAACGATTAAATACTCCCCTTTTATTAGAAGGGGTCGAGCGCCATATAAGCACAATGCCGCAGGAAGGGCTTACATTATATAACAGAAAGAAAAATTTAAATGGCGCTTTTTCTATCTGCCCATCAATGCAGCAAGAGATAATAGGTGCTTATATTGTCATTATCGATGATGTTGTCACCACTGGCGCAACAGTAAATAGTTTGTGTCACACACTATTAGAAGCAGGGGCACAACGAATCGATATTTGGTGCATCAGCAGAACATCATTGAACACTCAAAAATCATAACACATATGCTTATTTCCGAATCATTTATTGGGTGGCAATGAATGCTAGACAGACATAAAACGCTATTTTAGTCTTTGCTCTTGATTTGATTCATGACTCGCGACGTTATAGCTTTCCACTATCATTCCATGGCATTTTTTGTGAAATTAAAATGACCAATTATTTTAGGTAAGAGCTTACTTTTATTCATTTATCTGGATACCCATAAGTGCTTTTCCTGCAGGAAGTAAAATAATCACTATTATTTTACTTCTTATTATTTATAATGGTTGAGTAAATTACTCAAGAATAAAGGCCCGACTATGATTGAAATCACTCCAATTGCACAAGCACATTTTAAAAAATTACTTGAACCACAAAAAGAAGGAACACACATTCGCGTGTTTGTTATTAATCCCGGCACAGCTAAAGCTGAATGCGGTGTTTCATATTGCCCACCTGAAGCTGTCGAAAGCAGTGATACACGGTTAACTTTTGATGGGTTTGATGCATTGATTGATGAGGTTAGTGTACCCTTTTTAGAAGATGCCTTTGTAGATTTAGTGGAAGAGGATGCGGGAACTCAGCTGACCCTTAAGGCACCCAATGCAAAAATGCGTAAAGTAAAAGACGATGCGCCACTACTTGAACGTGTTGAATATGTTATCCAGGTTCAAATAAATCCACAACTGGCAAGCCACGGTGGTTTTATCAAATTAATAGAAATAACAGAGGATAATGTTGCTATTATTGAATTTGGTGGTGGTTGTAACGGTTGCTCTCAAGTTGATTTGACACTCAAACAAGGTGTTGAAAAAGAGCTGATAGACGAATTTTCTGGCGAGCTAAATGCTGTGAGAGATATCACCGAACATGAAAGTGGCGATCACTCTTTTTATAAATAAAAAGATTCTTTAACAAGGGCTAAAGCAAACTTAGCCCTTATTTAAAAGTACGAAATACTCCTCATAATGTATTCACTTCCTCCAATTAATCCAGCCAATAGCAAAATAATTGTATTCTTTGTAAGCGAGTCAACAACAGTAGATATGATAATTTGGCAAGAATTATTTTTATAGAAATAGGCTGATCTGGAATTATTTTGTTTATTTTGCGTGTAGTGTCAAATAACACGAGCATTTTATGAACAAATAGAGTAGAATGCGCCACCCTCGCAGAAGGATTGATTTTATCCCTGCGAAACTTTCAGATTAAACCTACTACGCGGTTGATAATACAAAAAATTAATAGATGGTTTCAGTAATTAAACTGAAATGATTGAGTTGATGTAGGTATAGGCTGAATTTAGTGTACTTAAGTGATTACTTAAATACAGACTTAAACCGAACTGATGAGGCCAATATGTCAGAGTCAACAAATACCAATCAAGAAGTTACCTTACCAAATTTTACTGAATTAAATTTACCTGAAGCACTAACAAAAGTTGTTTCTGAATTAGGTTATGAAACCCCCTCTCCAATTCAAGCACAATGTATTCCTCTGTTGTTAGAAGGAAAAGATGTTCTAGGTCTTGCACAAACAGGAACAGGAAAAACGGCAGCATTCGCTTTACCTTTACTGGCCAATATTGATATTAATCTAAACCAACCACAAGTATTAGCCCTTGCGCCAACGCGTGAGTTAGCAATTCAGGTTGCAGAAGCATTCCAAACCTATGCGCGCCATTTACGCGGTTTCCATGTACTTCCTATTTATGGCGGTCAAAGTTACGACATCCAATTCAAGCAGTTAAAACGTGGACCTCAAGTTGTTGTCGGCACACCCGGTCGTATAATGGACCACCTAAAACGCAAAACACTGGACTTATCAAATATTAAAACATTAATACTTGATGAAGCTGACGAAATGTTACGTATGGGTTTCATTGACGACGTTGAAACGATCATGAAAGAGATGCCGGATAAGCGCCAAACCGCACTTTTTTCTGCAACCATGCCAGATCAGATTAAACGTATTACAAAACGTTACATGAACAGCCCAACTGAAGTTAAAATCCAAAGTAAAACATCAACTGTGGAAAATATTGAACAGAAATGTTGGATAGTGCGTGGCGTTAATAAACTTGATGCCCTAACACGTATGCTTGAAACTGAAGAATATGATGGTGTGATCATCTTTGCCCGTACTAAAACAGCAACAGTTGAATTAGCCGAGCGCTTAGAAGCCCGCGGTTACCGAAGCGCAGCATTAAATGGTGATATGAATCAGCAGGTACGTGAACGTACTATTGCTCGTTTGAAATCAGGCGGTTTGGATATTTTAGTCGCAACAGACGTTGCTGCACGTGGTCTTGACGTAGAACGTTTAAGTTTAGTGGTCAACTATGACATTCCAACGGATACAGAATCTTATGTTCACCGTATCGGACGAACAGGCCGTGCGGGTCGTAAGGGTAAAGCAATATTATTCGCAGCACCGCGTGAACGTCGTTTATTAAAAGCGATTGAACGTGCAACCCGTCAAGAAATTACTATCATGGACTTACCTAGCCGTGATGAAGTAACTAAAACGCGCATCGCTAATTTTCAAAAACAACTTTTATCTGTTGTTGAAAGTGAAGATCTTACTTTCTACCGTACTTTATTCGAAGAAATCGAAAACAATACGGATATTGATCATTTAGATCTTTCTGCGGCCCTTCTTTATCTGGCACAGAAAGAAAAACCTTTACAGCCAGTTGAAGAAAAATTTGTCGAGCCACGCCCAAATACTAGTAATCCTCGCGAGGAACGTGGACGTCGCGATCGTAATGACCGTAACGACCGTGGACGTACTGAGCGTAGTGACCGTGGACGTCCTGAGCGCAGCGAACAAGGAGGTGATAAACCTCGTGGACGTGGACGCCCAACGGATGTTGAATTAGAAGTATATCGTATCGATGTAGGTCGTTCACATGGTGTCCAAGTTAAAAATATTGTGGGTGCCATTGCTAATGAAGCTGATATCAATAGCCGTTTTATTGGTGATATCAAACTTTCAGATGATTATTCAACCATTGAATTACCAAAAGGTATGCCGGCTGAAACACTTAAACATCTTGAAAATGTTTATGTTTGTAAACGTCAGTTGAATATCAAAAAGAACTAAAAAACGCTTCTAAATAGCGTTTTAGTTTAAAATTAAGGGTGCTGTGGAGCACCCTTTTTTATACCTAAAATTTAGCAAATAGCGATTATATACTCAGAGTTAAATCTACCTCATTAAATACATAAGCATATAAAAGAATTAGATGAGATAAAAGGGACTGAATAATTAAGTGAGGTAAAGCAATGTTTACCCCACTAATGTTGACTGTAATAGGCTTATTTTT is a window from the Psychromonas ingrahamii 37 genome containing:
- the bioH gene encoding pimeloyl-ACP methyl ester esterase BioH, which translates into the protein MIIEQRVYCRVLGEGPNLLLLHGWGVNSAVWDPVLYGLSAHFRVHLIDLPGFGRSEGLAEYSLDTIVERIMESVPEQSIWCGWSLGGLIASHASYLYPNKIAKLIQVCTSPKFVGDLLWPGVETIVFENFKLGLLKNSDKTLARFISIQAMGCESTRKDTLILKKLLKDTKQASLMALSEGLNLLSESDLRREFAQISLPCLSIFGQFDSLVPIETSVAMQQLLPDSLKKVFMHSSHAPFISEPEEFIDNIISFSLIKN
- a CDS encoding ComF family protein codes for the protein MKKAHLFEQLHALGSYQPPYSQMVKKLKYTKQLLYGELLGELLTESILLNLSAQQISTVDYLLPVPLHTKKQRSRGFNQATIIAQVIAKRLNTPLLLEGVERHISTMPQEGLTLYNRKKNLNGAFSICPSMQQEIIGAYIVIIDDVVTTGATVNSLCHTLLEAGAQRIDIWCISRTSLNTQKS
- the nfuA gene encoding Fe-S biogenesis protein NfuA yields the protein MIEITPIAQAHFKKLLEPQKEGTHIRVFVINPGTAKAECGVSYCPPEAVESSDTRLTFDGFDALIDEVSVPFLEDAFVDLVEEDAGTQLTLKAPNAKMRKVKDDAPLLERVEYVIQVQINPQLASHGGFIKLIEITEDNVAIIEFGGGCNGCSQVDLTLKQGVEKELIDEFSGELNAVRDITEHESGDHSFYK
- a CDS encoding DEAD/DEAH box helicase translates to MSESTNTNQEVTLPNFTELNLPEALTKVVSELGYETPSPIQAQCIPLLLEGKDVLGLAQTGTGKTAAFALPLLANIDINLNQPQVLALAPTRELAIQVAEAFQTYARHLRGFHVLPIYGGQSYDIQFKQLKRGPQVVVGTPGRIMDHLKRKTLDLSNIKTLILDEADEMLRMGFIDDVETIMKEMPDKRQTALFSATMPDQIKRITKRYMNSPTEVKIQSKTSTVENIEQKCWIVRGVNKLDALTRMLETEEYDGVIIFARTKTATVELAERLEARGYRSAALNGDMNQQVRERTIARLKSGGLDILVATDVAARGLDVERLSLVVNYDIPTDTESYVHRIGRTGRAGRKGKAILFAAPRERRLLKAIERATRQEITIMDLPSRDEVTKTRIANFQKQLLSVVESEDLTFYRTLFEEIENNTDIDHLDLSAALLYLAQKEKPLQPVEEKFVEPRPNTSNPREERGRRDRNDRNDRGRTERSDRGRPERSEQGGDKPRGRGRPTDVELEVYRIDVGRSHGVQVKNIVGAIANEADINSRFIGDIKLSDDYSTIELPKGMPAETLKHLENVYVCKRQLNIKKN